The following DNA comes from Rhizobium lusitanum.
GGATCTGCCCGAGCGCCGGATCGGCGGCACAAAGGATCTCAAAGACCTTGGCAAGCGTGACATGGGACACCTCGGCGCCGCCATAGGCGTTCGGTACGGTGATACCGCCAAGGCCGCTTTCGGTATAGAGGTCGATCTCCTCCCAGGGGAGCCGCCGTTCGCGGTCGCGCTCGGACGCCCCCGCCCGGAATTTCTCGGCCAGCACCTCGGCAGCCTTGATCGCCTGATCGTCGGTTTCGATGAGACGTGGTGGCCATGGCGGTGCCGGCCGGCGCGGCTCCGTCGTTTCGGTGGATATAGTGTTCGAGCTCGTGGGGTAGGCGTCGGTCATGCAAAACTCCTGAGAAAACGTCAGCGTGCCCGCAGGCGGCTAACGGCATAGTCGCCGGTAAATTGCACGAGGCAGACGAGTGCGATGAGGACAACGATGACCATGGCCATCACCGTCGTGTCGTAGCGTTGATAACCATAGCGGATCGCCATATCGCCAAGGCCGCCGGCACCGATGGCGCCGGCCATGGCAGACGCACCGATCATGCTGACGATGGTGATGGTGAAGCCGCCGACGATACCGGGCAGCGCTTCCGGCAAGAGCACATGGCGAACGATGTGCCAGCGGCGGCATCCGATCGCCTGTGCGGCCTCGATTAGCCCGCCATCGACCTCACGCAGGCTGACCTCTGCAATGCGCGCGAAGAACGGCGTGGCACTGATGGACAGTGGCACGATCGCCGCCCAAACGCCGATCGTGGTGCCGGTCAGCAACCGCGTCAGTGGCAGCAGGGCGACCAGAAGCACGATGAAGGGCGTGGCGCGGAACCCGTTGATGAGCGCCGCCAGCACCCGATTTAGGCGCGGCGCATGGATGAGACCATCAGGGCCTGACAGCACCAGAAACACCGCCAGCGGAATACCGATCGCCAGGGCAAAAATGGCGGAGACGCCGACCATGACGATGGTGTCGAGCAATGCCTGCCACAGGCGTTCATACATCAACGTCGACATAGCCCAATATCCTTGTTTCATGCGCAAGGCCGTCGAGCCGCGCCAGCCTTTGGCTTTCCGGCCGACGTGTGGCGATCAGTAGCCGGCCGTGAACATGACCGTCGATCCGGTCGAGCGAACTTTGCAGCAGCCGCACCGGCGCGCCGATGGCGGCGGCAATGGCGGCAATATCCGGCTCCAAGCCGCCTTCACCCGCATAGGACAGCGCGATGATCGCATCTTCGTGGCGGGCGGGATCGGCCTCCACTCGCAGGCGATTTGCCACGTCCTCGGGAATATCGCGATGCAGCGGCTGCAGCAGCGCGCGGGTGGCGGCATGCTGCGGATTGCCGAAGACGCGCCAGACCGGGCCGGATTCGACCATCTGTCCTTGCTCCAGAACGACGACATGATCGCAGATCTCGCGGATGACGCTCATCTCGTGGGTGATCAGAACAATGGTCAGGTTGAGGCGGCGATTGATGTCCTTCAGCAGCTGCAGGATCGACAGCGTCGTCTCGGGATCGAGCGCCGACGTCGCCTCGTCGCAGAGCAGAATCTCCGGGTGATGAACCAGGGCGCGGGCAATGCCGACACGCTGCTTTTGGCCGCCGGACAGCCGCGAGGGATAGGTGTCGCGCTTGTCCTCGAGCCCGACCAGCGCCAGAACCTCGGAGACCCGCTCCTCGATCTGACGGCGCGGCACGCCTGCGACGATCAGCGGCAGGGCGACATTGCCCCACACCGTCTTGGCCGACAGCAGATTGAAATGCTGGAAGATCATGCCGACACGGCGGCGGAGCGCCACCAGCGTATCCTCGTCGTATCCGCCGATATCCTCGCCATCGACGAGAACGCGGCCGTCGGTCGGCTTTTCCAGTCGGTTGATCGTCCTGAGCAGGCTCGACTTTCCGGCGCCGCTGCGCCCGATAATGCCGTAGATCGCACCCGCCGGTATCTCCAGGCTGATGTCCCGCAGCGCCTGCACCGACCCGGCCGAAGACGTATAGGTTTTGCCGATGCTTTCGAAGACGACGGAACACGGGCGTTGCCCGGGCTCAGCGCCCTGTTCCTCGATCACCGTCTGGCTTCGCTCCGCGCGCGGAACGGGCCAGACGGTAGCCGGAGCGATATCGCTGTCGATCACGGCAGCCATGGCAGCGTATAGAGCTTGTTGTCGGAACCGAAAGCCTTGTGGATCGCGTCGCGAACCGCCGTGGAATTCTGATAAAGGGCAACCAACTCCTTCAGCGCCGGATTGTCGGCCTTGTCCTTGCGGAC
Coding sequences within:
- a CDS encoding methionine ABC transporter permease; this translates as MSTLMYERLWQALLDTIVMVGVSAIFALAIGIPLAVFLVLSGPDGLIHAPRLNRVLAALINGFRATPFIVLLVALLPLTRLLTGTTIGVWAAIVPLSISATPFFARIAEVSLREVDGGLIEAAQAIGCRRWHIVRHVLLPEALPGIVGGFTITIVSMIGASAMAGAIGAGGLGDMAIRYGYQRYDTTVMAMVIVVLIALVCLVQFTGDYAVSRLRAR
- a CDS encoding methionine ABC transporter ATP-binding protein, which encodes MAAVIDSDIAPATVWPVPRAERSQTVIEEQGAEPGQRPCSVVFESIGKTYTSSAGSVQALRDISLEIPAGAIYGIIGRSGAGKSSLLRTINRLEKPTDGRVLVDGEDIGGYDEDTLVALRRRVGMIFQHFNLLSAKTVWGNVALPLIVAGVPRRQIEERVSEVLALVGLEDKRDTYPSRLSGGQKQRVGIARALVHHPEILLCDEATSALDPETTLSILQLLKDINRRLNLTIVLITHEMSVIREICDHVVVLEQGQMVESGPVWRVFGNPQHAATRALLQPLHRDIPEDVANRLRVEADPARHEDAIIALSYAGEGGLEPDIAAIAAAIGAPVRLLQSSLDRIDGHVHGRLLIATRRPESQRLARLDGLAHETRILGYVDVDV